CTGTTCCGTACCACTCAAGGGTTGTGAAACAAATGTAAGTCTTTCAATCGCTATTTACCATGTTTAAATCAATATCGAATTGAAATAATAGCATATGACACTTACCAATTTTTGTTCTCTATTGCAGCCATGTTTGAATGGAGGCGCCTGCCTGCCGTACTTGGTCAATGAGATAGACCATCAATATAACTGCACCTGTGAGAACGGCTTTCAGGGCGACAAATGCGAGAAGACCACCACCTTGTCCATGGTGGCCACCAGCTTGATTTCGGTGACCACGGAACGCGAGGAGGGCTACGACATTAATCTCCAGTTCAGGACGACGCTGCCCAACGGAGTGCTGGCCTTTGGAACCACCGGCGAAAAGAATGAGCCGGTTAGCTACATTCTGGAGCTAATTAACGGACGATTGAATCTGCATTCCTCGCTACTGAACAAGTGGGAGGGCGTGTTCATCGGCTCCAAGCTGAACGACAGCAACTGGCACAAGGTGTTCGTAGCCATCAACACATCGCACTTAGTGCTCTCGGCCAACGACGAGCAGGCCATATTCCCGGTGGGCTCCTACGAAACGGCCAACAACAGCCAGCCCTCGTTCCCGCGAACCTATCTCGGCGGCACGATACCCAATCTGAAGTCCTACCTGCGCCACCTCACCCACCAGCCGTCGGCCTTTGTGGGCTGCATGCAGGACATCATGGTCAACGGGAAATGGATCTTCCCCGACGTGCAGAGTACGAACGAGTCGTATACCAAGCTGGAGAATGTCCAGAGCGGATGTCCACGCACGGAGCAATGCAAGCCGAATCCCTGCCATTCGAATGGCGAGTGCACGGATCTGTGGCACACGTTCGCCTGCCACTGTCCTAGACCCTTTTTTGGACACACTTGTCAGCATAGTAAGCACTATTGGATTAATACCAGTGATTCCTGATCTTTCAACCTTGTTTTACTTATTAACTTTCTAGATATGACTGCAGCCACTTTTGGCCACGAGAACACCACCCATTCGGCTGTGATTGTGGAGACAACGGACGTGGCTAGGCGCGCCATTCGCTCCATTCTGGACATCTCCATGTTCATCCGAACCCGCGAGCCGACCGGTCAAGTCTTCTACTTGGGCACCGATCCTCGCAAGGCACCCACCAAAAGTGAGTTTGATCAGGAGAGTTTTTAATGCACACATATTTGGATTTATCTGAGAGCACATAATgagaaacatttaaatttgatcgACTTTCCTAAGATTTTAGGATCTTAAGATAATGTCTTCATTATCTGTAAATATTGTTGTTTGTAAATAAGATGTATTTATAACCTCTTTCATAtcgcttttaatatttatatttatttagcgtCTACTTTATGTACCTAAGAAGTTTAAAGCCAGTTATCTTAGTTTTAATGCATATGTGCTTAATAAATACAgattaacattattatttgtttgctcCCTACAGATATTGGCGACTCGTATGTGGCGGCCAAACTGCACGGCGGTGAGCTGTTGGTGAAGATGCAGTTCAGCGGTACTCCGGAGGCCTACACCGTCGGTGGCCAGAAGCTGGACAACGGCTATAACCACCTGATCGAGGTGGTGCGCAACCAGACGCTCGTGCAGGTCAAGCTCAATGGCACCGAGTACTTCCGCAAGACGCTGTCGACGACGGGTCTGCTGGACGCACAGGTGCTCTACTTGGGCGGACCTGCACCCACGCGCGAATCTCTTTTGGGGGCGACCACGGAACCGGGTCCAGTGCCGGCGCCGGGGGCAGGTGTGCCCATTGAGGACATTACGGTGCCAAAGGAGGCGGACGACAGCAGGGACTACTTCAAGGGCATCATCCAGGACGTGAAGGTGAGCAACGGCTCGCTCAACCTTATTGTGGAGATGTATTCGCTGAACGTGACGGACGTCCAAGTGAACGCCAAGCCCCTGGGCGCCGTGACTATCGATCGCGCCTCCGTGTTGCCCGGTGAGGTGTCCGACGATCTGTGCCGGAAGAATCCCTGCCGGCACAATGCGGAGTGCAGGAACACATGGAACGACTACAGCTGCAAGTGCCCCAATGGCTACAAGGGCAAGGATTGCCAGGAGATCGAGTTCTGCCAACTGGTTACCTGTCCGGGCCAGAGCGTGTGCCAAAATCTGGACGATGGCTACGAGTGTCTGACCAACATCACGTTTACGGGTCAGGAGCGCTCCCCTCTGGCCTTCTTCTACTTCCAGGAGCCCCCATCCGAGGAGATTGTGGGTGAAGCGACTCCCAAGCAGACCCTCAAACCGGTCATTGATATAGCCTTCCGCACGCGGGCTGGCGGAACTCTGCTGTACATCGACAATGTGGACGGATTCTTTGAGATTGGCGTGAACGGAGGACGAGTGACCATCACCTGGAAGCTTAGTGCCCTGCATTTCGGCGAGTCTGCTCGCTTCGAGAAGGAGAACACGGACGGAGAGTGGAGTCGCATCTACCTGAGGACACACAACAGCAAACTGGAGGGCGGGTGGAAGGGCTGGGAATCGATGGTGGACCCGTCGCCAGCCTTCTCCACGGACATCGACCAAGCGGCCTTCCAGTCCCTGATCGCCTCCAGCACTCAGGTTTACTTGGGCGGCATGCCAGAATCTCGGCAAGCGCGGGGATCCACTTTGTCCGCCCAGCAGGGCTCCCAGTTCAAGGGCTGTGTGGGCGAGGCAAGGGTGGGCGATCTGCTGCTGCCCTACTTCTCCAATGCGGAGCTGTATCCGCGCACTGAGAACGTTTCCGTACAGTTGAAGGCCCAGTTCCGGCTGAACACCACCCGTCCGGAGGAGGGCTGCATCCTGTGCTTCCAGTCGGACTGCAAGAATGCCGGCTTCTGTCAGGCTCCATCGGATGAGTACGCCTGCACCTGCCAGGCTGGATTCGAGGGCGACGATTGCGGCACGGACATCGACGAGTGCCTGAACACGGAGTGCTTCAACAACGGCACCTGCATCAACCAGGTGGCGGCCTTCTATTGCCAGTGCGAGCCCGGATTTGAGGGTCAGCACTGCGAGCAGAACATCGACGAGTGTGCGGACCAGCCCTGCCACAACGGGGGCAACTGTACGGATCTAATCGCTGCGTACTTGTGCGACTGCCCGGAGGACTATATGGGTCCCCAGTGCGACGTGCTCAAGCAGATGACCTGCGAGAACGAGCCCTGCCGGAACGGATCCACCTGCCAGAATGGATTCAGTGAGTATAATGCCACGTTTCTCTTAACATATTAGAATTAGGGGGCACCACGTTAATCCGCTGCACCGTTTACAACCGGCACTTTACTCCATTTTTAACTGATCTACTTTCTCTTCCTAAAGATGGAGCGACTGGCAATAATTTCACCTGCACCTGCGTGCCCGGCTTCGAGGGTCCTCTTTGTGACATTCCCTTCTGTGAACTGACGCCATGTGACAATGGCGGTCTCTGCCTGACTACTGGCATGGTGAGTATCCCTGAAAGGGTATTTCCTTACGAAACACCTAGTTACCCAAACCCTGCCCTTTCAGTCCCCCATGTGCAAGTGCAGTCTGGGCTACACGGGTCGCCTGTGCGAGCAGGACATCAACGAATGCGAGTCGAATCCCTGCCAGAACGATGGTCAGTGCAGGGATCTGGTGGGCAAGTACGAATGCGACTGCCAGGGCACTGGATTCGAGGGCCTCCGCTGCGAGAATGACATTGATGAGTGCAGCCTGGAGGGCGAGCACTGCGCCGGATTGGGCAGGTGCTTCAACAAACGCGGCTCCTTCCAGTGCATCTGCCAGAAACCGTACTGCGGGCAATACTGCAACTTCACGGATCCCTGCAACGCCTCGGACATCTGCTCCAATGGCGGTCGCTGCGTGGAGTCCTGCGGCGCCAAGCCGGACTACAAATGCGAGTGTCTGGAAGGATTCACGGGCAAAAATTGCACGGTACCGGTGAGTATATAATCACAATAATATGCAAACCGTCAGGTAGCAGAAAATTTTAGACCATCTTCAAGAATTTCGAAAAGGCAAACGGAATATTAAACTTTAGTcaggcttttaatttaaaagaatttcaaaataaaaccttGAAGTTAGTTTACATTTGTAATTTCAAAATCGAAAAtcaaaatacttaaaatgttgtaaaaacttaaaattcatGTTGTTTACATTAGCAAGCTAATATTTCCTACTTCTAATTAACAAATAGCTTGGGGAGAATTTTTACTATtcgattgtttttttatttcaaaaaggGGTATAGctaaaaaatcttttagaCCCTTCGTATCCAAGACAACCCTGCCCAGACATGTCTTTGGATTGGAAATAATAAGTCATTAAATTTACTGATCTAAAACCAACAAATCCTAATTATTTTTCAGATCACGGCCAAGGAGGATGGACCCTCGACGACGGACATTGCCATCATTGTCATACCCGTGGTGGTGGTACTGCTGCTGATCGCGGGAGCCCTGCTGGGCACCTTCCTGGTGATGGCCAGGAACAAGCGTGCCACCAGGGGCACCTACAGCCCCAGCGCCCAGGAGTACTGCAACCCGAGGCTGGAAATGGACAACGTGCTGAAGCCACCGCCTGAGGAACGacttatttagttttgagTTTTGAGCATCAGCGACGATTAGCAAAGCGAACGagagatatttttaaatccgCCCATAAACACCTAGCTGTAGGAGAAACGCAATGTTTTGTTCTAAGTACGCCCCTAGTTACTGTTTACATCTTAAGGTGCtcaaagcaacagcagcagcagtcgccCCCGATCCCTGCCCACGCTTTAGTTAGTTAATAATTGATAATGCCGTTGTCTATTTATTCTAGTAGTTTAGATGACAGACGTACCGCCCTATAGTCGTTATGTAGTTACGTTCCGATAGTTTAGATTCAGTATTCGATTTCTCGTATATGTAAATCCTAAAGCTGCGAACAAAGTTGAGCTCTGACACCGATTCCCCCTCCACATTCCGCACGGAAGCCTTTCAAACGTATTGTACGAGTATTcttgtaaatatatttgtgcCCATTCCTAAACTAAATTAGCTGAGCTAAATCGAAttcaaaaaactgaaaatccTATATGCCTATATATACGCCAGTATATATATCAGTAAATGTGGccttataacaaaaaaaaaaatagtaacgAAAAGCAATGACAACCAGAAAGATCATGAGAAACTATTGGTTaagtaaatcaaataaaagacATATTTTGCTCTAGAATTTCTAAGCGTAAACTTAAGAGACTGTactatataataaatattaaatatttcgacTTTTTTCCAATTGCTTGtctatttattaaagtttGCACAACAAGTTTTTCAATACCTTCTGATGTTCCCcggcaaacaataaaataaaatgattccTTTTCCAATTTGTAGCAACTATTGCTAAATTTATTCGTCAACCTTAGCGTGACGTGTACTTTATGGTTTCAATGCAAACAAGTCCGCATGAACAACaaactttagttttgtttatcaTTTCAGTGAGAGAGCTGCTAATGACtaatataaaagttattaaatataagcAATAGGatgaatgcaaataaaaattaagttaaataggTATACAACTCCGTGtataaagaagaaaaaaaagtcCAAGCTCGCCTAATTATACAAATGAAAGAGAGTGGTATCGAAGATTTGTTGTTAACCGGGAGTCCAGAGTACATTTGCTAAATATCGATTTAATGCATAGTGTGTGTGCTCAACCCAAAGATGCCACCCACTTGAATTTGCTCTGCATTTCCGGATGGTAGAAGATGCACTCCAGCTTGTTCACGCAGTTCTTGCCAAAGCGGCAGGGTTTCGGGTGATAAAAGGTGCATCCCAACTTGGAGCAGTTTGGGTAGTACTTGCACATCGTAGTTGCCGTCGTGGAGGTGACTGGTGCTGATATTGACTTGTAGTTCTGCACCGGTATGACGTGAGAGGCTGTCGAATGGAAAGCGAAAAAACTAATTAGTGGGGGAACTAAGTGGAAGTGGCTATCACTTACAAAGTGGTGGCGCCGCAAGCTGCACATGACTGAGATCCCTTTGGCCGCCGTGAGCGTAGTTGCAGTCGATGCTCATGCAGGCCATGTCGAACTTGCACTTGGGATGCGAGTACATGCACTTGTCCGCGAACTTGCAGTTGGGGAAGGACTTGCAGGGCGCCGTCGGGTGGTAGTACTCACAGAACTGTTTCGTGCAGTTAGGATGGTACTTGCAGCGCTCCTTGGGCTTGCTCACCTTCAGCACGGTGGAATCCACGCTAACGGCGCTTACTAGAACAGAACGATGTGATACatgatttgtttaattaaaaatactctgTACTTACGTGCCGGCAGGTTGTCGTACTTCCTGTCCTCTGCATTGCGAATGGGTACCCTCCGTTTCTCCGGAGCCACTGCATCGCGTTCTGGGCTGCCGGAGCGACGCTTCCGATTGGCACTCGGCTCGTCCTCGTTCTTAAGCGTGAACCGTATGGGCGTGTGCTTGGCTTTGGTAGCTGTAGACGTGGAAGTGGATACACCTGCGGACGAAGCTGCCGCTGGCTCTTGTACTGAATTGGATCTAATGGTTTTCTCCTTGCTGGAGGCTGTCCTCTCTGCCCGAGGCTTAGGTTTGGCCGGCAGTGGCGGAGTGGTCGAGCGATCCTCGATCGGAGCTTTAGCCTTATTGTCCTTGTGGCCATTGGCCGAGGTTGTGGCTGCCGTCGCTTGTGGCCGCTTATTGGGCGAACGTTTCTTCGGTGAACCATGCATCTCGTCATCCTCGTCCGTGtcgtttttaattataattttcttaatcTCTTGCGGCTGCCGAAGTACCTCGTTGCGATTGAGGCTACGTGTCGTCTGGAGAGAGGGCGAGCCGCTACTCTGTGTTGGCGAGCGCGAGAAGCTTCTATCCCGATTTGATCGGCGTCGCTTGTCCGCCGTCGTGGACGTGGGCTCGGCGCTGGAGGAGGACACTTGTGGTGTGGAGACCGGCGAGGAGGAGCGCCTGCGCGAGTTGCTCGGCCGTTTCCGATAGGAGCCTTCCTTGGCGTTGTTTCCGCCCAGCGCTTTAGTCCCCGTTCAAGGTGACCACAAACTGGGTCTTGAGAGCTCCGGTGCTGGGACTCGGCTCATCGTGGGAGCTTGATGTGCAAATCCAGCTCATCCACATTGGCCAGCAGCTGCGGCACATACGTTTCAGGCCTCCTCAGTCCTCAGAGTAGGGGTGTACTCCTCCTCCTACCACCTTGATCTCGGTGCGACTTTCATTGGATCGCCGCGCTCGCTTGCCATCCCGCTGAGTTACATTAACCACCAACTCCCGAGTAGTGCGCCGAAAGAGCTCGTTGCCGGGTGCACTCCTCTTGCCACGCTCCTTCTCGCGGTCGCGATCCCGATCGTTTTTTTCCAACGATTTGCGCTTGCCCAGCGAACTGCTGGTTATCTTCACCGCCTCCTCGCTCTCCTTCTTCGCGGAAGTCTTGGCCAGAATTGTGGAGCGCTGTGCATCGGCCACGGCTCGCAGCAGAAGGTTCTTGCAGGCTTGCCGCCTGGGAGATACCTGCGGCCGGGGCTTGATCTTGATCACGGAGTTCACCGGCTTGTCGGCCATGTCCTCATCGTCCGACGGCACTGGCGGCTTGTTCACAGCCACAATAACCCGGGAACCAATGCGTTGTTTGGTGCTCGGAGCCTCTGGACTGGGCGAGCGACGCTGGCGGTGATTGCGGTTGGTGTCCCTGGAGTTGTCACGGCTAGAACGTCGTTCCCGGGAGCGCTCCCGCTGACCCCGATCCTTGCTCGCCTCGGGTTCACTGCGTCGCCGATGGGCCGGCACATATAGCTCCTTTTGGCTGCGCTGTGAACGCTCTGGCGGCAACTGGGCCTTGGAGCCGAGTCGAGCGTGTACGGATTTCCGCTCAGAACGGTCTTCCTTTAACTTCTCAGCCGACGCCTCCGGTTGGGGGGTCTCTACCTCCTCCGCCGCGGCATCCTGGCGAGTGTCAATCTTCGGCTCAGCCTCTTGTCGCTTTTCTGGTGTCTTTTCTCGTCTATTGAAAATAATAGGACTCTTAGCCTTTCGGGGAGGCGCCTCCGTTTGCTGGGTCTCCTCCTCGGGCTCCTGATCCACGGATTCCTCCTGGACACTCAAGTTCAAAAGGTCCTCGTCGTCCTCATCGCTCTCGTCCTCGATTTCGCCAATCTGGCGTAAATGCTTCTTGgctgcttggattttcttctGGATATCAGCCAGCTCGGCAAGATCCTTCTGTCGATTGACACCACTGGTGGTTGAGCTGATCTCGGACATGGCGGGCAAGTCCAGGTCCCCTGCTGGCCAACGCCTCCTCGTCCTCGATGGATTtgctcttcttttttttgtgcagtATCTCGTCCTTGGCGTTGAGATCGATGTCGAGGGTTTTCTTTGCCTTTTCGAGCAGCTCCTCGGCGAAGACATCGGTGATGGAGCTGATGATGGGCATGGCATCCGCGGAACTGGGCTGCGGCTCAGTCAGCTCATCGCCGGACTTGCGATGTGGCCTCTTGTCCTTCCTGGAGCCCTTTTTGTCCTTGTCCTTGACCTTGGCAGCTTCTGCTTGGCCGCGCGACTTCCGCTTCTTACTGGaagctaaaataaaaggtGGTAAATGGGTGTATTAACAAGGAGAGGGTATAATTTTACCACTGGATGTGGGCAGTGTGACCTCCTGTAGCTTCTGTAGCACCTCGTGCAGCCAGGTGACGAAGAGGTCCGTTTGGTCGCCCAGGAAAAGATTTAGCTCCGCGTTCATCTGCTGTTTGGTGCGTTTGTTGGCCACCATGACCATCACGTAGTCCGGCAGTTCGTCGTCTATAAAACCGGCTGATCCCCCGGTTCCCAGCTCCAGCAGCTTCGCCTTGACGGCGCTCTATATGCGggatataaaaacaattatttttgggGTATTCATTCAGAGTTATTACGAGTTCATTGATTTTCCGCAGTCACTTACGCGCATCTTCTGGCCAATCTCGCTGCCCAGATTGCACTCCATGTTCGGTTGATGCTCTATCCGTTGCAGTCGTCAGTTTTCgggcgcatttatttattaacgcCTACTTTTTGCGGTAGATCTACTTTTCGTTACAtgagaaaatgggaaaatttcCCCAAATATAATTATCGCAGCTGCTCCGATATCCAAAAATAGTGGTGGGTGGTCAGTATTAGGGGTATTCTTTTCGGAGTCTATATTGTTggtaaataattgttttaaagactttgtttgttttgtttgtgatAAGTAAACTAAACTGAGTGATcctaaatttaagaaaacacaaattggAGAAGTTTATGCactgttaattgaaaaaaacaacatttaacattaaaaataggCCCTGCCATTCGCCCCGAATGTTTACTAAAGTACTCAAAAAATAATCGATACTTTATGCgaatgaaaaaatttaaaatattagtacATATGTAAACTgggaatatttatttcactGTTGCATGAAATTTATTATGAACAGAAAAACGTAAACTAACTATAACTTATCAACAAGATTTGTAACCCTTTTTAGATCAAGAATCATAAATTCTCTAGCtgattaatttgtaatttatttaacaaatcaaaagatttaagttttatttataggCACTAGAAGTAAGTCCTGCTAAGTTGAATAAAACTCACAAATGCTGTGTTTTATTATATCATTAAGCAGTAAGCAGAATGTAACAATTTTAACTTTAGAAGTTGATTCAAGTTTACGttacaacaacaactaggCCCCAGGGACGACATTTAAcccttttttataaatttattatttataaataaaagcttaaGCTAGAGAACATAGAAAACTACGAAGCATCCCTTTGTAAAAGTGTGTTCCCcatcaaaaattcaaatacgAAAATTTTCCGACAGACCAGCGGAACTACAATCGATAGTGACCTCGTGAGCGTCGCGCAGTCTATCGATACGCCTGCGCGAACCTTCGGGCCGAATGGCACTCAAATGTCACACGGGAAGAAGAAGCTGCGAAAAGAATTTTAGAAGAAAGCAACTGCAATTTTGTCATAATCGGAGCTGCAATTCGCAATGAAAAATGGAAACTAGACAGCCCAGTTCCGGTGATGAGATAAAGCCAGGTGCGTACCGTCCGGGGGCGTGGCGAGTGTGTGAATACGGGCCCCGGATCGCAGCCCCTTGGCTTTCTGCTCGaagtgtgtgtctgtgtttcTCGCCCTTCGAATAGAATGGCTGCGTTTTTGGCTGCGTTTGGCCGTGTGAATTGCACGGGTCCCCTTTTGCCTgatatattttccatattgGCGACTCCGTGCGAGTCCGTTTCCAACAACTTGTTGCACTAAAACCCGTGAAATTCCCTATCTTGCAGAGCTGTACTTCCTCATCTCCAAGTTCCTGGCTGCGGGGCCGCTGGAGGAGACGGCAAAGGTGGGTTGAAAACCAACGCTCTCGGGATCGAGATCCAAAAAAAGAGCGCAATTTCGCGACCCGCTTtgtttacaaacattttacTAATTTCGCTTTAATTCTGGTCTATTCCCCCACGTCCATTTTTTAGGTTTTGATCCGGGAACTCGAGGAGAAGAAGGTGAGTTTCGGTGGGCTTGTGCGGGGGATATATAGATTTTCGACCCGACtcgaaaaagaagaaaaccgCGTTTGTTTATAcgctttgttttggttttgttgttgtttctgctgCCGGCAGCGAGTGACGACAAAGCCCACCAATACGTCCGCTTGTCTGAGAGTTGGAAATCAAACTGAATTGTGGGTTTGCTTGGGCCACGGGATATAGTCTGTAGT
This genomic window from Drosophila gunungcola strain Sukarami chromosome 3R, Dgunungcola_SK_2, whole genome shotgun sequence contains:
- the LOC128266694 gene encoding protein crumbs isoform X3, with product MAIIANASPPTQQQQQRQTTTTTAASAETTTTARSRDRTKSAAQITSHLLKRAISVYSSPQWIPLFILIYLATDVASVAMPEREAYFNGSTYLRLTTPMPIWDHSAISFRSCRGGEILAQQYNKNSIVISVLNDFLQISLAGPAVHGPNNRLDVKLPYQLLDNRWHTLQFKYEYGNLYLHVDRAASIFANSTYNSQFLTNQDIGYKDAILILGNSFSGCLLDGPGLQFVNNSTVQNVVFGVCPLTPGPCSDHDLFTRLPENSCLTDPCMGHGTCSSSAEGYECRCTARYSGKNCQKDNGSPCAKNPCENGGSCLENSRGDYQCFCDPNHSGKHCETEVNLHPLCQTNPCLNNGACVVLGGSAGNGAIACECPKGYAGARCEVDTDECASQPCQNNGSCIDRINGFSCDCSGTGYSGAFCQTNVDECDKNPCLNGGRCFDTYGWYTCQCLDGWGGEICDRPMTCQTQQCLNGGTCLDKAIGFQCLCPPEYTGELCQIAPSCAQQCPIDSECVGGKCVCKPGSSGYNCQTSTGDGASALALTPINCNATNGKCLNGGTCSMNGTHCYCALGYSGDRCEKAENCSPLNCQEPMVCVQNQCLCPGNKVCNQCATQPCQNGGECVDLPNGDYECKCMRGWTGRTCGNDVDECTVHPKICGNGICKNEKGSYKCYCTPGFTGIHCDSDVDECLSFPCLNGAKCNNKINAYECVCQPGYQGENCEVDIDECVSNPCSNGSTCIDRINNFTCNCIAGMTGRICDIDIDDCVGDPCLNGGQCIDQLDGFRCDCSGTGYEGENCELNIDECISNPCTNGAKCLDQVKDYTCECHTGYKGKNCEQDINECESNPCQYNGNCMERSNMTIYQMSQNMNLPPVFSQPFSFENASGYECVCVPGIIGKNCETNINECESNPCSKHGTCNDGIGAYTCECEPGFEGTHCEINIDECDRYNPCQRGTCYDQIDDYDCDCDANYGGKNCSVPLKGCETNPCLNGGACLPYLVNEIDHQYNCTCENGFQGDKCEKTTTLSMVATSLISVTTEREEGYDINLQFRTTLPNGVLAFGTTGEKNEPVSYILELINGRLNLHSSLLNKWEGVFIGSKLNDSNWHKVFVAINTSHLVLSANDEQAIFPVGSYETANNSQPSFPRTYLGGTIPNLKSYLRHLTHQPSAFVGCMQDIMVNGKWIFPDVQSTNESYTKLENVQSGCPRTEQCKPNPCHSNGECTDLWHTFACHCPRPFFGHTCQHNMTAATFGHENTTHSAVIVETTDVARRAIRSILDISMFIRTREPTGQVFYLGTDPRKAPTKNIGDSYVAAKLHGGELLVKMQFSGTPEAYTVGGQKLDNGYNHLIEVVRNQTLVQVKLNGTEYFRKTLSTTGLLDAQVLYLGGPAPTRESLLGATTEPGPVPAPGAGVPIEDITVPKEADDSRDYFKGIIQDVKVSNGSLNLIVEMYSLNVTDVQVNAKPLGAVTIDRASVLPGEVSDDLCRKNPCRHNAECRNTWNDYSCKCPNGYKGKDCQEIEFCQLVTCPGQSVCQNLDDGYECLTNITFTGQERSPLAFFYFQEPPSEEIVGEATPKQTLKPVIDIAFRTRAGGTLLYIDNVDGFFEIGVNGGRVTITWKLSALHFGESARFEKENTDGEWSRIYLRTHNSKLEGGWKGWESMVDPSPAFSTDIDQAAFQSLIASSTQVYLGGMPESRQARGSTLSAQQGSQFKGCVGEARVGDLLLPYFSNAELYPRTENVSVQLKAQFRLNTTRPEEGCILCFQSDCKNAGFCQAPSDEYACTCQAGFEGDDCGTDIDECLNTECFNNGTCINQVAAFYCQCEPGFEGQHCEQNIDECADQPCHNGGNCTDLIAAYLCDCPEDYMGPQCDVLKQMTCENEPCRNGSTCQNGFNGATGNNFTCTCVPGFEGPLCDIPFCELTPCDNGGLCLTTGMSPMCKCSLGYTGRLCEQDINECESNPCQNDGQCRDLVGKYECDCQGTGFEGLRCENDIDECSLEGEHCAGLGRCFNKRGSFQCICQKPYCGQYCNFTDPCNASDICSNGGRCVESCGAKPDYKCECLEGFTGKNCTVPITAKEDGPSTTDIAIIVIPVVVVLLLIAGALLGTFLVMARNKRATRGTYSPSAQEYCNPRLEMDNVLKPPPEERLI